The DNA region TCTCCGAGTCACCCATGCCGTCGCCGACGAGCAGGATCACGTTGCGCGCCGTGCCGTCCTGGACCTGGTCGACCAGCACCGGACTCGGGGTGCTTCCCGCCGAGGCGGACGCGAGCCGGTCGGGCAGGCCACCCGCCAGCACCACCACGGCGACCACGAGTGCCAGGAGACTCAGCAGTGCAGCAACGGCGCCCGCACGCCTTCTTGTCCGTGCCTGCATCGACCCCTCACATCCCGTCTGGCGACGTCACCAGACGACCGTCCCTCCGTCGACGGTAACAAGACAGAGCCCTGCGGCCATCATCCGGCGTGCGACGCCCGAAGCCACCGTCACCGACGAGTGACGCGCCACGTCCCGGCGGCCAGCTCCAGCAGCCGCGGCAGGATGACGTCGCCCGCGACCCGCAGGCCGTCGTGCAGGTACTCGTTGGTCACCCAGACCTCGGCGCTGCCCACGGTGTCGGCGGTCGCGAGCGCGAGGTCGAGGTCGACGTACGGGTCGTCGACGTACTGCACCGCCGCGACCGGGACCTCGTTGGCAGCCAGCCGGTCGACGTCGTACAGCGCCGGCCACTCGGTGCGCGCGGCCAGGACCTCGGCGGCCCCCTGGAACGCCCTCAGGACCCTGACCTGCGAGAACATCCACGGGAAGATCGCCTCGCCGGTCAGGACCAGCGGTCGGGCGTCACCGGCGAAGGCCGGGTGGCGCTCCTGCTCGGCGGCAGCGGCCCAGCCGCCGGCGCGTGGACCCTGGTGGTAGATCGCCTCCTGCAGCACGGCGTAGAGCGGGTTCTCGTCGAACCCCGTGCGGTGCGCGACAGCGGTGAGGAACGCGTCGGTCGGCTCGGCCGGGTCGGCCGCCGCACCGTCGACGACAGCGGTGTCCAGCAACCAGTGCAGCTCGTCGACGCCGGTGCTCATCCCGAGCGGCATGCCGAGCAGCTGGAGCCGTTCGACAGTGAACGGGTCCCCGTTCGGCAGCACGACGTCGCCGACCGCCAGCCGGTCCGCGAGCCGGCCGAGGAGCGCGACGTCGTCGGGGAAGCGTCGGGCGATCTCGGCGTTGCGGGCGGTCTGGCGCGGGTAGGTGCGTCGGTAGACCTCCTCGGCGTTCGCCGTGATGCCCGGCAGCCCACCGGTGACGTAGCACGCGGTCAGCGCCTCCGGATGGCGGGACAGGTAGGCAAGGGTGATGAAGCCGCCGTAGGACTGACCGAGGGTCGCCCACTGCCGGCTGCCGTACACGGTGGCCCGCAGGTGCTCGGCATCGGCGACGATCGCGTCGGCCCGGAAGCAGGCCAGGTAGTCCGCCGCCGCCTGTGGTCCGTCGAAGGCAGCGATGCGGCGGCCGTCGATGCGCGACGAACGCCCGGTGCCGCGCTGGTCGAGCAGGATCACCCGATGCGTCGCCAGCGCCGTCGTCCACCAGCCGCCCGCGGTGGGCCGTGGACCCTGACCACCGGGACCGCCCTGCAGGAAGAGCAGCAGTGGCAGGTCGTCGCCGCTGCGTGCCGGGTCGACGACCTCGCGGGCGAAGACCTGGATCGGCGGGTACCGGTCGGGCGCCGACCAGTCGACCGGGACCGTCAGCCGGTGCTCCCGGACGAGGAGACCGCCGGCCCGGTACTCCGGGAGGTCGCTGCCGGGCCTGGTCCGCTCGTCCATGGTGCTCACATCGTGAGAATAGGCGCCCGGGGCGTGGACGGCTGCGTGCACGAACGTCCCCAAAGGTCCCATACGCCTCCTACCATCGAGACGTAACGTCCGGGCAAAGAGCGTGCTGATCCGCTCCGTGCCGACGACGACGACGGTGAACCGATCGACTGAGGACCTCGTGGCGCGCCCGATCAAGGAGCAGAAGACGTGAGCCGACCGCTGGACAGCCTGACCTTGCCTCCTGATGTCCGCGCGGCGCTCGACGCGTGCCGCAGCATCGTCGTCCCGACCTCGCGTGCCGAGCTCTACCAGCTGGCCCTCGGACCCGAGGGCGGCCCGAGGTTCACTGTCGAGTACGACGTCGACGGCACGCCCGTCGTCGAGGCCGACGTCGTGCGCTGCAAGAACGGCATCGCGGTCAACTATCCCGAGGACTACCTGCGTCGCCGGGACCCGGACTGCATGCGCATCGCCGACGACCTGCCGACGGACAAGCCGCGCTACCGCGACGTCTTCGGTGCCGAGTTCGCGCCGGTCAAGGCGCAGACGCTCGAGTGGCTCTCCGGCCAGGACCTCGTCGTCGTGCCGTTCAAGGCCGGCGGGCTGACCTACGGCTACCCGTCGCTGGCGATCTGCCCGGTCAACGCGGCGTTCTTCGCCCTGACCCTGGTCGACCTGCAGGGCTGGGTCACGTTCGAGGAGCTCGGCGAGTACACGCCCCGCTCGATCCTCTACGTCGCGCCGCCGTTCCGGCACACGCACTTCGGCGGGCGCCAGGTGGTCGTGCACGACCGCTCGACGAGCCTGCACGAGGTGTTCGCCTACAACCTGTACCCGGGACCGAGCGCCAAGAAGGGCGTCTTCTCGGTGCTGCTGGACATCGGCGAGCAGGAGGGCTGGGTCACCGCGCACGCGTCGTCGGTGCGGGTCACCACACCGTACGAGAACGAGACGATCATCATGCACGAGGGCGCCTCGGGTGGCGGCAAGTCCGAGATGTGCCAGGAGATGCGCCGCCGGGACGACGGCCGCATCCTGCTCGGCACCAACGTCGTGACCGACGAGCCGTACGTGATCACCCTCGGCGAGACGAGCGCGCTCGCGCCGGTGACCGACGACATGACCATGTGCCCGCCGGTGCTGCAGCGCGGCAACGGCAAGCTCGGGGTCGCCGACGCCGAGGACGGCTGGTTCGTGCGGGTCGACAACCTCACCGAGTACGGCGAGGACGTCCACCTGGA from Cellulomonas sp. KRMCY2 includes:
- a CDS encoding alpha/beta fold hydrolase, whose translation is MDERTRPGSDLPEYRAGGLLVREHRLTVPVDWSAPDRYPPIQVFAREVVDPARSGDDLPLLLFLQGGPGGQGPRPTAGGWWTTALATHRVILLDQRGTGRSSRIDGRRIAAFDGPQAAADYLACFRADAIVADAEHLRATVYGSRQWATLGQSYGGFITLAYLSRHPEALTACYVTGGLPGITANAEEVYRRTYPRQTARNAEIARRFPDDVALLGRLADRLAVGDVVLPNGDPFTVERLQLLGMPLGMSTGVDELHWLLDTAVVDGAAADPAEPTDAFLTAVAHRTGFDENPLYAVLQEAIYHQGPRAGGWAAAAEQERHPAFAGDARPLVLTGEAIFPWMFSQVRVLRAFQGAAEVLAARTEWPALYDVDRLAANEVPVAAVQYVDDPYVDLDLALATADTVGSAEVWVTNEYLHDGLRVAGDVILPRLLELAAGTWRVTRR
- a CDS encoding DUF4914 family protein; its protein translation is MSRPLDSLTLPPDVRAALDACRSIVVPTSRAELYQLALGPEGGPRFTVEYDVDGTPVVEADVVRCKNGIAVNYPEDYLRRRDPDCMRIADDLPTDKPRYRDVFGAEFAPVKAQTLEWLSGQDLVVVPFKAGGLTYGYPSLAICPVNAAFFALTLVDLQGWVTFEELGEYTPRSILYVAPPFRHTHFGGRQVVVHDRSTSLHEVFAYNLYPGPSAKKGVFSVLLDIGEQEGWVTAHASSVRVTTPYENETIIMHEGASGGGKSEMCQEMRRRDDGRILLGTNVVTDEPYVITLGETSALAPVTDDMTMCPPVLQRGNGKLGVADAEDGWFVRVDNLTEYGEDVHLDRVCIHPQEPLVFYNIEGVPDATCLPWEHTLDSTGKPCPNPRVVVPRRLVRGVINEPEEVDFRTFGVRMPPCTRFSPTYGIMGMTHFVPPALAWLWRLIAPRGDKNPSIGESSDTTDRLAHGGMVAEGVGSYWPFATGTKVAAANLLLRQIIEAPRTRYVLTPNQHIGAYKVGFAAEWLTREYLARRGPGRMRPDSLMASRCALFGYTLKEMKIDGQLIRPTFLRPDQQSQVGVEAYDAGAKILTDFFKSELRQFCTADLDPLGRQIIDVCLRDGTIDDYVALTPLHS